CTTGCACCATATGTTGTGGATATGGAATAACTTCTGTCAACTGCTGTCATGCTCACAGCACATTGAACTGTTGAGTTAGACATACAAGAAGGTACCTTAGGATTTTTCCTATAGCATTCGCTTCTTGTATCAATTCTCAAGAAATTTTCCCTCATAATAGAAAATCGTGTACATGAAACACTCAAAGAAGTTTGATCTAGTCCAAACAGTCAGTTTAAGATTCTTTCTTGTGACTTCACAAAagcatcattttttattcataaaaGTGGCATTGCTAGGATTCTTTTAGACCATCCAGTATCATCTGTCGGTAAAGATCAGTTATTTGCTGTCAGAATTCTTTGAAAACTAGCTACTTAGCTGTTGAGTATTCATAAATGATTCTAGTAATTACAGGAGATTATCAATGTTCGGTCAAATTCTTCACTTGAACATATTTTTAGATTCTGTCACCAGAATCAGGTTAACTTCATATAAATTTCATGCAACAAAGTGAAGAATAAAACAAATTTATTATTGCCTGCAAGAAAGAGCCATACATTGCATTACTAAGAAAAGGAACTTCTTGATGGATTTATAAGCATCAATATCATAAAACAAAAACACCACAAGAACACCATTAAAAAAATGAATAATAAGTAACAATTAGATGAAACCTTATATATATTATTCTGCTAGTCAAGCTAAGAACTAGAAAGCAAGCATATCCTTCCTGCCAGGTATCCTGCCAAAAGATTTCATACAACAGAAGAGGAAGGATCCCAAGCACATGACTACGACCTTTATGTACATGATCAGCAGCCACAGAGATCACACACAAATTTGTCTCATTCTAGATCATTTGATTTCTTGTTTGCTTTTTGCCGACATATTTTTTGAACTTGGTGATTTTCCCATCATTATCTTCTTTGCTTTAATGAGTGACTGCTTGAGCTTTGATATTATGTTATTTGAATGTCGTTGGGAGGGCTTAGCTGGGATGTCCTGTTTAGGAGCCTCTCCTTCTACCTTCATAACATCAGCACATTTCGGAGTCATAATTAAGTTTTCATCATTGGGATTCTCTGTTCCTTCTTCATCTTGAGCACCTTCTTTATCCTTCTCAGCAACCATAGTTCTAGTAGCACCTAATGCAGCAACCACATTTGTCTCTTTGTCAAGATCTCTGACAGTCTCAGCATAATTTTCCTTGCTTGTAATGCTCTCATCCTTGCTTTCCTTGACAATTGAACATTCATAATCTTTTGCCTCTTTACCCTTCTCCTGAGTCACTTCATGACCTTCAGATGTTTTATCTTGCACAGGAAAGACATTTGAAGCATCACTATTAATACCAGCATAATTGGTGATCTCACCTAAAGTTATCTTATTTCTTGCAGAGTTTTTACACTTTTCTTTGACCATTTCATTACCTGTGGAAGATTTATCAAGCTCTGACGAGACCCCAGCCATTCCAAAAGCTTCGATCAAAGACGTCTTTTCGCTTTCCAGGTTCTCGACCTTGCTCTCCCCTACTACTTCAGCAACAACAGAGTAGCTCTCTAACTCTGTTGAGTTTTTCAGATTATCTTCTTTTGTTCCATCTACTATTTCAGGAACTTCTAAATTTCTCTTTCCATCCAATGCTGCATCAGCTGTTTCAATACCACAATCGAGATTTTTTGAAGTCTCCAATAAAGTCGCTCTATCATCTTTTAAGCTCTTATCAtcaatgtccttgacctttgctaCAACTTGTGAAGGATCATTCTTCTCTTGGACCATGTAAGCTTCTTCAGGGCCTTTCACTTCCTTGAAGTGTATTTTAGAAATTTCACCAGGAGCATCAACACCGTTTGGGTTATCTGTGAAAGTATTGCttccaaaaatatcatctttcttgTCCTCAAACTTTTGAGTGCTCACATTAGCCTTTTCTCCGTCTAATGAAACTTCGGCAGTTAAACTAGCAGAATCAACTTTGTTTGTTTCAGTCATTGATTGTTCCTCAACTTCTGTCAACTTGTCTTTCTTCTCATATATGTCTTCAGCTTTTGGTTGTGTGATCTCATCGGCAATTTGAATAGCTGAAGTGAGATTTGTTGACTGGGTAATATTTGCAGTAGCATGAGGTTTAGGCATGCCAAAGTCAGTTGCATCTTCTTTCACTAGATTTATTATAGCCACCACATCAGCCTCACTTAAATTATTTAAATCGTTATCCTCTTCTATTGCAACTGTTACCATATCATTTTCTTCCTTTACTGCAACTTGCACAGTGTCACTAGTAGCATCCACTTCATTTGCCTGGTTCATTTTTCGTTCTTCGACTTTTGGTTCTTTAATTTCTGTTACTGCTTCTTGCTTGACATCTATGGTTTTAGCTTCAATCTCTCTACTTTCTTCAGTAGTTATAATAGTTGAACTAGTGCTACTAGATTCTGTTGGATGAACAACAGCAGGAACTACCAGCACATCAGAATCATCTGCAACTTCTTCCACTGGATCATTCTTCTCTTCTACCGTGGCAACATCTTCAGGGTCTTTCACTTCCTCAAAAGGGGTTTCAAGAATTTCACCAGTCACATCGACACCATTTGGTATCTCTATGGAAGTCTTGTCTTCTAAACAATCATCCTTTTTATCCCCAATTATCTCAATGCTCACATCTGCAGTTAAACCAGCAGGGTCAACTTTGCTTGTTTCAGTGATCAACTGTTCTTCATTTTCTATCAACTTGTCTTGTGTGACCTCATCAAAAGCTTGAATAGATGAAGTGCCATTTGTTGACAGAGGGGTATTTGCAGTAGCAAGAGGTTCCATATGAGCCTCACTCAAATTGTGCAAACTGCTATCCTTATCCTCAACCATCTCAGCTGTTACAGTATCCTTGTCTTCCTTTACTGCAACCTCCACAGTTTCACTGGTAGCATCAACTTCATTTGCCTGATTCATTGCTTGTTCTTCAACTTCAGGTTCGTCAATTTTAGTAAATGCTTCTTGCTTGCCGTCTACGATTTTAGCTTCTAGCCCTTGAGTTTCCTCAATAGTTTTAATAGCTGAAGTAGTATTACTGGACTCAATTGGATCAACAAAAGTGGCAACTTTAGACACTTCAGAGTCAGCTACAACTTCTTTCACTGGATATGTAGCCTCCAATGGAATCTCATTCTTATTTTCCAAACTGTTATCCTTGTCCTTGACCATTTCAAGACTTACAACACTGCTGTCTTCCTTGGTTGAGACATCAACAGTCTCACTAGAAGAACTAGCTCCATTTACCTGATCCATTACTGGTTCTTCAACATCTCTAAATTCTTGTTTGTCATCTGTGATTCCAACTTCTGGCTTTACAGTCTCTTCAGCACTTCCAACAGCTGAAGTAGCAGCAGCAATCTCAATCAGGTTTACGACATCAGGAACTTCAGAAAAACCAGCAACAACTGCAACTTCTTTCACCACGTCTTCGATTGTTCTGCTCTCTGTTCGTTCTTCCATGGTATCCTTCATGATCTCTCCAGCTCCATCAGATGATTCAAGAAAATCTGGAACCATATCTATGCTTTCTGATGCAAAATTCTCAAGTTTCATGTCATCTTCTGAGCTGTttgagttgcttatcttttgctCTGAAGAATCACCAGTGACATGAGCATCAACCAAGAATTCTTCAAATTGGGAATCCTCCCCACTTTCTTTGGGTGCAGACTCCGCGGTAGTGCATGACAAAACTGGCTCTTCCTTTTTGTCCTCTGTTTCTGAGATTGGAACTTTGGAGATATCTGAATCCACTTGACCTTTGACACCTTCAGATTCTTGTTCTTCAACCAAAATCTCACCTGCAGTCCCTTCTCCATCTTCTACTGGTCCTGGTGACAGTTCTTGCGTGTCAGATTCATGTTGTTTCTTTGATTCATCTTCTCTTTTCTCTGAAGAAACTGAAATGCCAGCTTTTTGTTGAGGATCTGCTTCATCTTCCACAACCTGAGCAGACAAAGCCACTGAATCTGACATCTCATTGTTACTAGATTCTATATCCTCTTTCACATCCTCAACAATGGATTCATTCTTTTCTCTGGATTTTTCTTCTGCTTCAGTGGCAACAGCAGCTTCAACATCTGTTGAACACACCATCTTTAGCTTTTCTTCCTCATCCATCTTTTTAGGTTCTTTTGGATGGGAATTAGTCTCTCCATTCATGTCTATCTCCTCGTTGATAACTCTTTTCTCCTCAACAATCTGCAGATTTTTTTAATAGTCGGATAtaaattgaaaaaagaaaaaaatatttgcatGAAATTCCTGCATGCCTCAACTGCAATCAATATACAAATGCTAACAGGCATTTAATCAACATTTTAAGAATATTCAAATATTTTGTCTTGAAATTCCAAAGGAGCCGAGACACATGATATTATAATATCATGCCAAAGCATTTCAATGTttcttctagtgattttgaaataagaaagattttgtGGTGCTTGGATGTTAAAAAAAGaatgttttttttaatattaagcaGGTTTCTTACAGACAGctaaacattttattttattttattttttttgcatgaagaagaagagaaattgaagttcaaataaaaaaaatttgaagtcTGCCAAAACATTGCTTCCTTTTCTTGAAGTTATTGAAGTAGAAACCTGAGTTAGTGTAAAACCTTCTAATTATAATAATTTCAGAAGCAACtcaaacatttaaaaaaaaaaaaagaaaaaaatccagAAACAATGTCACCCACATATTCCAAGTTCTTCAATGTAATTTGTGTGtgagtgagagagaaagagagagagagagagagagagagagagagagagatcaaaccAATTCTAAGTGGATCATATAAGCAATTATCAGTATTATTCCTCAAATAAGGAAAATTAATGCAGTGTTCAGAAATAAAAACCATACTACTTACTCCACTAGACAACAGAATGAAGAACATAAAAGTGGATCATCAGATAGAATGGAGATTGGTGATTTTAAGAACTACAGACTGATGAAGCTGCTCCATGTCAAGTGACCAATCTATTGCAACACAAAAAATACTTCATGTTCACATCATGCCACAAAAGTATTTTGACAAAGGACAATTCCTCTTCAATGAAGTGCATCAAGATGAGGTAATAATAGACTCCAGTTGTTGAAGAGAACATTGAAAAGTTAGACACTCCTCATTTACAGGATAGTTAATAAATTGCAATTTCTTATTGAAAGGTATAAAACAGAGAAGGCTCTTCAAAACTTTCTTGAGAGATTGAAAGAAATGATAAATTACTTCATTCAGATTCAGTGGTCATTAAGAAAGCAAAATGAGAACAGCCTGATCTCATGATTGATGAGCACTTCGAGAAATTTAGAAGTTGTGACCAAAAATAGACAAActgtaaaaaaaagaataataaacacAGAAAATTGAGGTAATGAGAAATCTGATatctgatcaaagctttctcccagCAGCACAACACAAAAAGACTCTTGTCAATAATTATCAGGATGGATGTAGAGGCTAACTATTTCAGGTACCTCATCAGTTGTTTGATCTGTTGGCACAGCCTCAGACTCCATGGATTTGGGCAAGCTCAAGGAATCCTTCAGCttcaggaggaagaggaggagtcaAAGAAGAGGAGAGCAGACAAGAAGAGATACTTCAGATTTGGTACAGTGATGTAAAAAAAGGACCACAAGTTCAATTATGGAGTGAACAGTCCATGAGCTCTACAAAATAAGGCAACAGAAATCCTCCTTAAACCTCTTCTTCAAGAATTTAAATGCCCATTATATAACTGAACAGTCATCATTAATATGAATTCAATTGTACTAATTAGAAATATCAGTTCTAGGAATATAATAGATTAAAATGACATGTTTGTTCTTTGTTGATCATATGTCATAAACAGATATATTCCAGAAAAAATGATGTAATTGTCATGGTGATCATAAAGTAGACCAGAGGGAGTGAATCAGGCATCCATGGAGGAAGGAGGACTGAATCATCAGCTGTTAAAGGTATGACAGcacattcttttcttctttttcctgcaGTGGCAGGCTGCAGGAGGGCATGAGGTGATGAGCCCACCAGGCTTTTCCAAGGAGAAAGTGTTGCATGGTACTCCTCTGATGATGCTCAGCAAGGTGATGTGGTTTCAGCTTAGATTGCTGTTATGGTCACATAAGATCAATCACTGTCTCTCTTCAGCTACAGTAATCAAGATTTGCTAAGCAGCAGAAGAAGAAACTAATATAATCTTCTGTTATTGGATTGTTAATAAGTTGAAATTGCAGGTTTCCTCACTCCAGATGTCAGATATAAATGCAAAACAGAGTATGGAAATAATTAATGGAAAAGATTATTgcaagcaagaaaaaaaaaacactgatAAGAACATAAAACCAAGTTGGAATCTTGTAGATTAAGTATATTAGAATAttgaaaaattaatattaatgaaAGAGAATTACTTCAAGCAAAAAGGAAATAAATCACTGATGAGAACACAAAATCAAGTTATAAATAAGCTAAAAATCCATTGGATTATGTGAAGATTAGGACAAGAGCTGAGTTTTTCCCATGTCAAACACAGCATTTTCCAAAACAAAAAAATGTGCTATTGATGCATTATGGATGAAATAGCTGTAGCATTAATTTCATGTGTGCTTGTGTTGCGCAAGAAGGGTCATAATCAATCTTTTCTCCCCCTTCTGTTCTTCtgttttctcttcttctccttcttcttggaTGGCCCAGGAAAAGAAAAGATGCCTCGAAAGATGTGCTGGTGACTGCATGCCACGGTCCCAAAAGATGCAGAAAAGGTGATGAGATGGGGCACGCATCAGCACATGTTCTGCCATGAGCGGGGAGGAGCTACCATCATTTGCCAGCAGTGATCTCTGAGCTCCCACCATGGGCTGCTCGATGGGTTCCCTGTTCCCCATGTTGCTTTCCCTCTGGCTGTAGGTGGGTGACGAAGCCCTGCTAATGCCCACATAAAGCTCAGCATTTGGTAGGTTTGGACAGCTGAAAGCCATGCGCTGAGCTGCTCAATGGTGCCCGAGTTGGTCCAGAGTTGCTTTCCACTGCTGCAGCGACATGCCCGGAGTGGGAGACTCGAGTAGCCTAAGCTGGCAGCCAAAGCTTTGTGTAGATGACAAGTTGTATCATATCAAGATGATAGCTTTTATGGGTGAAGTGTAAGCAGAAAACATACAACCATATACATTTGACAATGGCAATGCAGTCACAACAGTCCTTCACAATTCTGACAGACTGATTCATTTGTTGGTTGTGAATGAAGCTTCCAAGCTCTCATCTTAATCAATGTGCTTTGTCTCTTGATGATCTAAAGTTCTGACCTTCTGTTCCTCATCTTCATGTCGCCTAGCAAAAGGAAGTTGAGTTCCTTGATGACTCAAAGTTCTTCTCAGATACTGGGTGGGTGGCAGAAGGAATGCTTGTCATTCTCATGCATCAGTATCCTAATTGTTTTCCAGCTATGATTGTGGGTGACAGATACCCCTAATTTTGAATATTTGTATCTTCCACTTGTATTTATGATCACCACAAAGATGTGATCAGAGATAGACTGGCAGAAGAAAAGCTTGTCATTCTCATGCATCAGTATCCTAATTGGTTTCCAGCTATGATTGTGGGTGACAGATAACACTAACTTTGCATATTTGTATCTTCCACTTGTATTTATGATCACCACAAGGATGTGATCAGAGATAGAGTGGAGATTTCTAAGGTGCTCTTTGAATCAAACAAGACatcatgatgattttattatgcaGGATTTTTAAGAGGATGATTCACTCAAAGTAGGTCTCTCAAACATCATCTATAAAACTAAGACATTCAGGTGTGACCAACATTATCATTGGACacttaaatatataaatagattTTAAATATCGAACCATAAGAAGTTCATATTTATAAAGAATACTAATTTTAAATATTGACCATATTGATCATTATAATAATtctagcaaactttcactgaactTTTTGAATAAACATTATTTCTAATGCTATATTAAGTCTTTCAAAATATTAtgctcaagcaaaaaaaaaaaaaaggcatataTATTGCACTATTATGGAGCAAATATTGAAAGTTTTAAGATCAATCCATatggtctttttttttctttgaagtctTTTAGTTAAATAGCTAAAAAGCAATCTTTctctatttatcatatttatcgcTAAAAAACCTAATTAAATAAATCACTAATTTTTCATTGTGTTGTCACATAATTAACATGAGTTAATGTCAAATTGGTCATTAAGACTGATCTATCATGTCCGTCTCTCCTAAATTAATCTTGAATTAAAACCTagatttgagtttttttttttaaatcttgacATCCAAATTATCATGAAcaaggttaattacatattaccttctatattataaaaaattatatttgaatCTATATAGTTCTAAAAGtgaaataaaaaatctcatttgcACTAACGTCATAGCTGTATTGACAAAAAATACAACATGTGACATTATGTGCTAAATTGACATTAAAGTGAtggacaaaaatataattttaatatctatttttatttttaataattttatcgactaaaagataattttaatattctatgtACTAAAAATAGAAaggatattgaaattatcttattGCCCAACACATTCATGTTAATTCAATATATTATgtcatgtgttatatttttttttgtcaatgcaACGGATGGCGTTAACGTAAATGAGGTTATTTGTTTTACTTTTAGAACTATAGAAATCtcagaataatttttttaagtataaatGTATAAATAGATTTTGAATATCGAACCATAAGAAgttcatatttataaaaaatattaatttaaaatattgaccataTTGATCATTATAATAATTCTAGCATAACTTCTTGGATGGTACGAAATAAACATTATTTATAATACTTTATTAAGtcttttaaaatattatacttaATAACAAAAAGACTTATATATTGCACCATGATCGAGCAAATTTTGAAAGTTTTCAGATCAATCCATATGgtttttttctttgaagtatttTAATTAAATAGCTAAAAAGGCAATCCTTctccatttatcatatttatggctAAATTAcctaattaataaattattaaattttcATTGTGTTGTCACACAATTAGCATGAGTTAATGTCAAATTGGTCCTTAAGATTGATCTATCATGCCGTCTCCCATAAATTAATCTTAAATTAAAATCTAGATTTgagtcaaaataaaaaaaaagcttgACATCTAAATTATCATGAACGAGGCTAAttacaaattattttttatatttaaaaaaatatattatgattcttatagttttaaaagtaaaataaataactttattttTGCTAACATCGTTAGTTGCATTGACACAACACATGATATCATATGAATCAACATGAAAGtaatggataaaaatataattttaacattctttggtttctaatgattttattgattaaaagataatttcaacatcccACGTGCtaaaaatataaatgatattaaaattacCTTATTGCTTATAATTTTTGTATCGATTCATATCACATGTTGTATTTTTTGTTAATACAACTAATGAtatttattcaaataaaattatttatttcacttttAATACTAAGTTATGATTCATTAATGGGCTCAATATGGGCCTAACACAGTGAGGCCCAAATAGGTTCATGATTTTGCTCTACTGACCCGGGCATAAGTCGCCACTAAAGAAAGTGCGCGCcaccgcctcctcttcctccccaaAAACCCATCCAACTCGTTCCAAGtttcttcgtcgtcgtcgtcgtcctccacctccccctccccctcccactCCCTTCTATGATTTGCACAGCAATGAAGGGGTTCTCCACGTACAGAAAACCTTCACTACTTCACTGCGATTCTGTTTGCGTTCATAAAGAAGGTTACAGTGGAACGACGCTGTCTTGTACGCTTAGTTTCTGAATCTTTACGCTGCATCTTGATCCGAGTTCAGATGAACTGTTCCCCCAAAGTTCTGATTTTTCTTAAGCTTGTGGTAAGTTTGAAGATTTCTATTAAGTTTCTTCTTGTTTTCTTCAGATGTTGAATGTTCTGTAAATGGGCTGCTGTAGTATATATTTGATGGGCAGTGTGGGTAATGCGATCTGATTACGGAGATTAGGGCTTGGttgattgttgttgttgtggGATTTTTCTTCGTTACCAGTGTTTCAAATTTAACCTACCTCAAATCAATGTTATATTTATGATGGTTTCGACATTGTTCTCCGAGCATTCAGCCCGTTCATGAAGGGGTAAAAGCAGACTCTTTTCTCAAGAAATCTTAAGTAACTGATGTTCCTAGGTTAGCTTTGAAACACCAAGATGGTGCTTAAAGTTCAGTGTCAGTTTTTTAGAATGTTTGATTGCAGTGATCTCCATGATATGTTTCTAGAGCTAGTACATCGTTTTAAGTCAAAATAGAAGAGAGATAATCCGATCCAAATATTTTGATGGACTTACCTGCCATgaacaatgcttccatttgttccATGGTATCTATCTACCTAACCTCATCAAATGTTGAAAGTATAGGTTGTCTGAGAATTTGAAGCCCTCAGCTTGAGAAGCTAGAGGAAGTAAAAGAAGGTCTTTTTATGAATGACAGTCTAGGCAAAGAAATTTGTGGCAGAAACTAAATAAAGAAGTAAAGATTTCAATTTGATCAATGGAAATGTGATGCTTCACAATCAATGTATgtccatggattctatttctatcaACTTTTCACCCTTTTGAAGGCCCCCATCCTAAAATAAGTAGGCATTGGTCGACTAAAAGAATTATGTAGCTAAAGATAGCAACGACATCATTACCTGATGTTTTCTTTCAGAAATGACAAGATGTTTGCCTTGTATGGTTCTTACATACTTTTTGGCTATGATGTTTTGTTTCAGTTAGGTTCTGATGATACAAACATGCATAAGGGATGCTGGGGATACACGCTGATAGAGACTAAACTGAGTATATCGGCTATGCACCATAAAATTGAATGGTTGAGTTCGTGGTGCGAGGCTCATGTAGACTGAGTTTGACCTAACTTCATCATTCTCTAATGCTGATTTCTAACTATATGCATGCATATACTTGAGGCTTCTTAGGCAAGAAGCAGCTTCATTACTGCTGTTTTTGGATCTAATCTCATTTATAACTGTTTATATCATAATCATCATTattgatatataaaattattgTTAGTCATAGATGctttgcaagtcaatcacgtgagtgatacacgtattttttttgtgattatattatttgacattttatcactttatattgattgttgtatatattgtaatgctcatgaatttgtgtaatgagaatcaaatcataatgagatcataataataatactGATTCGTCTCTAAACACAGATccaaaataatcccggttataggttactcgagagagacatcgagataaccagacagactggtgtactgtatactcgtACAAATGATGGAGGCGccaggtctcatagttgctcgtgtagggacactagggctacagtgctagtgctcattggagaatgagttcactgattgatcccaatggttaatgatacctcattgtcagacaacgattctgttgTCCCAATGGTTTATCTGGTTCTTAGATTTGATATACTAAGgatatcttatatgagtacttcactctttgatactagacttataggtatgaacgttccagatctagtacaatcggccatcgagagtggtagccaactttaggagggttattgagtgtcgatagaggatcatccgctctcggtgtcatgagacgaATATCTTAtgtttcttgctcaaacaaatctctaactagggtcgttcggattgagaaagaaagagttctccgagatatTCCGATTAGAACAAGATTGGAGGAAAAACCGTATGAGCCTGATAGTATTATGCttggtatacagtctctgggatattagatggatgaaggactataggtacatagtaactgaggatagataggtctaaatggattgaattcccttgtatcgtttggggactacggcgtaatggcctagtacgtctacagtcgatgagtcgggtgaattattatggagataataattcactaagttaaaaggagttctgacaggtatgattcacgaccagctcgatattaagcctggagggtcacacacatatggtaggcattacgacgagtaaagattcggatataagatatccgccggagcctctattttattagatatccaataagcctatgaattattggatcatataaatgagatccaataagagccaatgagagattattggatagagatctactaatgtaagaggtttgggtagttggatagagatttaaTACCCAATAGGACTTACCTGCCGTgaacaatgcttccatttgttccATGGTATCTATCTACCTAACCTCATCAAATGTTGAAAGTATAGGTTGCCTGAGAATTTGAAGCCCTCAGCTTGAGAAGCTAGAGGAAGTAAAAGAAGGTCTTTTTATGAATGACAGTCTAGGCAAAGAAATTTTTGGCAGAAACTTAATAAAGAAGTAAAGATTTCAATTTGATCAATGGAAATGTGATGCTTCACGATCAATGTATGTCCATGGATTTTATTTCTATCAACTTTTCACCCTTCTGAGGGCCCCCCATCCTAAAATCAGTAGGCATTGGTCGACTAA
This Musa acuminata AAA Group cultivar baxijiao chromosome BXJ1-2, Cavendish_Baxijiao_AAA, whole genome shotgun sequence DNA region includes the following protein-coding sequences:
- the LOC135596739 gene encoding uncharacterized protein LOC135596739 isoform X3, with protein sequence MLSFMWALAGLRHPPTARGKATWGTGNPSSSPWWELRDHCWQMMIVEEKRVINEEIDMNGETNSHPKEPKKMDEEEKLKMVCSTDVEAAVATEAEEKSREKNESIVEDVKEDIESSNNEMSDSVALSAQVVEDEADPQQKAGISVSSEKREDESKKQHESDTQELSPGPVEDGEGTAGEILVEEQESEGVKGQVDSDISKVPISETEDKKEEPVLSCTTAESAPKESGEDSQFEEFLVDAHVTGDSSEQKISNSNSSEDDMKLENFASESIDMVPDFLESSDGAGEIMKDTMEERTESRTIEDVVKEVAVVAGFSEVPDVVNLIEIAAATSAVGSAEETVKPEVGITDDKQEFRDVEEPVMDQVNGASSSSETVDVSTKEDSSVVSLEMVKDKDNSLENKNEIPLEATYPVKEVVADSEVSKVATFVDPIESSNTTSAIKTIEETQGLEAKIVDGKQEAFTKIDEPEVEEQAMNQANEVDATSETVEVAVKEDKDTVTAEMVEDKDSSLHNLSEAHMEPLATANTPLSTNGTSSIQAFDEVTQDKLIENEEQLITETSKVDPAGLTADVSIEIIGDKKDDCLEDKTSIEIPNGVDVTGEILETPFEEVKDPEDVATVEEKNDPVEEVADDSDVLVVPAVVHPTESSSTSSTIITTEESREIEAKTIDVKQEAVTEIKEPKVEERKMNQANEVDATSDTVQVAVKEENDMVTVAIEEDNDLNNLSEADVVAIINLVKEDATDFGMPKPHATANITQSTNLTSAIQIADEITQPKAEDIYEKKDKLTEVEEQSMTETNKVDSASLTAEVSLDGEKANVSTQKFEDKKDDIFGSNTFTDNPNGVDAPGEISKIHFKEVKGPEEAYMVQEKNDPSQVVAKVKDIDDKSLKDDRATLLETSKNLDCGIETADAALDGKRNLEVPEIVDGTKEDNLKNSTELESYSVVAEVVGESKVENLESEKTSLIEAFGMAGVSSELDKSSTDKTSEGHEVTQEKGKEAKDYECSIVKESKDESITSKENYAETVRDLDKETNVVAALGATRTMVAEKDKEGAQDEEGTENPNDENLIMTPKCADVMKVEGEAPKQDIPAKPSQRHSNNIISKLKQSLIKAKKIMMGKSPSSKNMSAKSKQEIK